The nucleotide sequence CCTTGCTGAGTATCTGCTTGTGCAAAACTCATGCTTACAAATAGAACAAACATACACAGAACCACTGTCACCAACCCACGTTGGCAAGCAACAAATGTGATCTCTAGATATCTCTTCACGAGAATGAACTCCAGTTAATTAGCCTGCAAGTTTGAAGTTTATTAGGGTAAAAAAAGCGCTTAGCTCGTTCTACAAATACCTAATAAATCAGCGGTACAAAGCTATTACTTGAGTCTTTAACGCCTACTTTTTTGCACATCAAAATGTGCAGAGAATACTTGCTGATAGTTCGATAATATTACCGAATATCCTCAATTTCACTTATGAATAGACCCTAAGACTCAATCAAAAAATGATTAAATACTATGATAAATACCAATCGGTATAACTGAACTCACGCGTGAGGCGGGGGGATAGGCGGGGCGTAACTTCTATTTTGATAGAGAATCGAAAAAAGGTATACATCTTGACCAGGCATGAAGGCGGTCAAAAAGCTTAGCTCAATAGGAGGATGGCATGATGTATGAAAATCATCATCATCGTGCTCATCTTGTTCTGTCGCGGTTCTTGCATTAGCACAAGAATCTCCCACTTGGTGACAACAAGATGTTTGTTCTTCACTATTTTGAGTCATCAGAGCTTGCGATGCCTCTTGAGAGGTCTGCTCATTAATATGAATATCTGAAGCTACACAAGTAGGAAAAAGTTGCGACAGGAAAACCACCAGTAAGAGAACTAGTGTCAGCTTAGATTGTATGATCTGTGTTGATGCTTTAATACTAAACAAGCTTGGTTTCCAGTGTCTAAAAAATAATGGCATTAAACCAATAGGGTATTAAACCAGAGTCAGATTTTCAATTCTAGATAAATAACATCAATGTTCACCTGAGAGTGAACAAATATCAATTAAACGTGAGCAAGGTAGCAAAATAGCACAGAAAGAGAAGAGAAATACTCTAATTTAAATATCTATTACTCAACGATTAAAGATATGGACTCACGGAAAGGTTTATTTTGTTCATAGGTTTGCAGGCGCAACAGAAACTCGTCGGAACGATCGACATGCTCACTCAGTTTCAAGGCATGAATTGCTTTTTGTTGGATAAGAATCGCCGAATTAAAATCACCCGTTTCCGCATAGGCGGCTGCAAGGTTATCTAAATTAGTAGGATCTTCTTGATCGGCCTCGACTAAACGTTGAGCCAGTGCTAATGCTTTCTCACCATTACGGTACTTGGCTTCCGGACACGTAGCTAAGATCCACGCTACATTCCCTAATGATACTTCATCGCCTACAGCGCTAAAACGTTCGACTGCTTTACCACAATGACGCTGTACCCCTTCACCACCAGCAGCATAAATAAAGCCCAATCTGAATTCTGCCCACTTGCTGCCCCGCTCACTGAGCGCCAGATACCAACGCTCAGCGACCGTTAAATCCCGAGCAACAATATTACCTTCAAAAGAGAGATCTGCGAGGGTTTGTTGCGCTTTAATATGTCCCAGCTCTGCGGCCAATGACACCCATTTGATTCCGAGCAGTTGATCTTGTTCAACAAAACGTCCGGAAAGATACATTAATCCCAATAGAAATTGTGCCTCTTGCTCACCCTGTGTCGCTTTCAACTCAATATGGGCAAGTTTACTAGCAGCAACCGCTGTAGCGGGTTGAGGAATAGAGAAAGCATACGCTGCGGTGCTCATTATAGAAGTAATGACAAATCCAGCTGCAATAATTAACGGATGATATTTCACACACAACTCCAATGAAATAAGCAATCTAAAAGGACATATACCCAAACCACTGCAAGATGCTGCATTCAGCGAGTCGAGCAGTAACAAAACGAGAGCCAGTATACAAAATAAAAATAAAACTATGACAAAACAAGTCTTTTTTATAAATGGACTATAATTCAGCTAAAAATTGAGACAAAAGTGCAACTGACAAGAAAATAAAAGAAAAGTTCCCCCACAAATTAAAATAAGATGTGATTCACTCTGCATTGTTTAGTCATTCCCCATGCCTGCATGCTTTATTAGTTGACTTATATCACTAATGTATCAAAATGCTCGGCAATTTATACCCACCAACTACATGTATAAATAGCACTTGAGTTACATTCATTTTGTCTAAATTTAGACCTCCATCTAAGTTTTACGGACTTAATTGACGTAAACTGCTTATTTAGCATATTCTTGTATTTAATTTAAACAGTCGAGGAACACAGGCATGGCTCTTATTGGTAAGCCTAAACCAGATCCTACTTTGGAATGGTTTTTATCACACTGTCACATTCATAAGTATCCAGCCAAAAGCACTTTGATCCACGCTGGTGAAGAATCTGATACTCTTTACTATATCGTCAAAGGCTCAGTCGCTGTTTTAATCAAAGATGAAGAAGGTAAAGAGATGATTCTCTCTTACCTGAACCAAGGCGATTTTATTGGTGAACTTGGTTTATTTGAAGAACAAGCTGAGCGTACAGCTTGGGTTCGCGCTAAACAGCCTTGTGAAATTGCTGAAATATCTTACAAGAAATTTAAGCAACTAATCCAAGTTAACCCTGAAATTTTGATGAAGCTTTCATCTCAGATGGCCTACCGTCTGCACAGCACTAGTCAAAAAGTCGGTGATTTAGCCTTCCTTGATGTTGCTGGGAGAATTGCCCAAACATTACTACATTTGGCGAAGCAGCCTGATGCAATGACTCACCCTGATGGCATGCAAATTAAGATCACTCGTCAAGAGATTGGTCAAATTGTAGGTTGTTCACGTGAAACTGTTGGCCGTATTCTCAAGATGCTTGAAGAGCAAAGTTTGATTCAAGCTCACGGTAAAACAATCGTAGTATACGGCACTCGCTAAGCTAACTTTCAGTTAGCTTTAAGATAGCTTCGATAAAATGGCCTGAGATTATCTCAGGCCATTTTTTTGGAGAAATGCTAATGACAAGAGCTCAATTATTTGGCTTATTAGCTCTTGCGACCTTACTACCTATAACATCTCTTGCTACTACGCTTATCGAACTTGAACACAACCAAGCCAAGCAGTTAGTTAGCACTGGTATGATCCTTTCTCTTGATGTCACCTTAACCAAGACAAAATCTTTTTGTTTTGGCAAACTCATTGATGCCCACCTTTATCAAGACGAAGGAAAATGGCGTTATGATTTGCAAATTAAGGCGCAACGTGGCCAAATCATAGATCTAAGTCTCGATGCCAGCACCGGACAACCTAATCCTTATAAATCACTGCCTAGTGAATGCCGGGCTTTTGAAAAGTAACCCCTGACTGCATCTACTCCTATGATACTTTTTTATTGACAGGTTCCTATGAAATTACTGCTCGTTGAAGATAATGAATTGCTTGTTGCAGAGTTAGAGAAGCAATTAAAACAAGCCGGATACGTCACGGATGTAACCGATAAGATCAGTGAAGCCGATTATCTGCTTAAAGAAACACATTACGATTGTGTGATTTTAGACATAGGCTTACCTGACGGTAATGGTTTAGAGCTCTTGACTCGATGGCGTAATCAAGGCATTAACACCCCCGTCATCATGCTAACGGCAAGAAGTCAGTGGCATGAAAAAGTCGAAGGTTTCAATGCTGGCGCTGATGATTATTTAGGCAAGCCTTTCCATACTCAAGAGCTATTAGTAAGGATCAATGCTCTAATACAAAGAGCGCACGGAAAAGCGAACACTCCCTCTAAAGAGCTTAGCTTTGCTGGCGTGACTTTAGATGAAGATCAGCAGACAGTACTGGTCAATGAGGAGAAGTTCGAGCTCACAGCAATGGAATTTAGGTTACTGAAGATATTCATCATGTCACCTAAAAAACTTCTCTCAAAAGCTCAGCTCACAGATAAGTTATATCAGTTTGATGATGAAAAAGAGAGTAACGTGGTTGAAGTATATGTCACTCACCTACGTAAGAAACTCGGTAAAACCAGCATTGAAACACGTCGCGGCCAAGGGTATATCTTCCACGGCATTAGAGAATGATATCAATCAAGACTAAGCTCAGCCTCTGGTTAACGGGTTTAGTCATCTTATCTACCGCTGTTGGCATCGTCTTTTTTGAAACCATGCTGCGCCAAGCCTTTCATGACTCCATTATTGCCAGATTGCAGGAAGATATTGAACAAGTGATGTTAGCAACACATCTTGATGGTGAACAGCTAAGCATAGATCAGAGTCAACTTTCCGGATTTTATAAGCCAGTATTTTCAGGACGATATTATCAACTTGATTTTGCAGATCAAGAGATCCGATCTCGCTCTTTATGGGACCAAAGACTTGATATAAAAAAACTCACTCTTGGGGAAACTCGAGTGTGGCAAGCCAAGGGTCCCTTAAACCATGATATACAACTGCTCTCCATCGGATTGGGCTCTAAATCAGTGGATGTCAATGCAACCTTAACCGTTGCTCAAGACTTAAGTATTGGACGTAAGGTTTTCACTCAAATTTATGGTACTAAATTTGGTGTCAATTTGGGCATGTTATTAATGATGATAGCGGGAATATTCTTAGTCTTAAGGCAATCCTTTAAGCCAATAAATCAGATACAAGACGCACTATCTAAGCTCAGAGAGGGAGAAATAACCTCACTGGAAGTTAACCAGCTTCCCTCAGAACTGCGTCCCCTAGCTGTCACTTATAATGACCTATTAACCTATTCAAGTAAGCAAATGGAGCGCAGTCGCAACAATATTGGCAATCTAAGTCATGGACTTAAAACACCACTGGCCGTCATGCAACAGCAAGTTGAAGCTTTAGGATTAAAAGATCCTGACTCCGCAATCGCACTGCAGAAGCAGTTAGATCTTGTCCATAAGATGATAGAAAGAAAGTTAGCAGCAGCTAGGATCACGGGGGATATGTTACCTGCTGCACAGATGCAGATCCCCAAAGATCTTCAAGATTTGAGTAAAACATTAACAAAGGTACATTTTAATAAACAGATCATCTGTACCTTCGACATCCCAGAGACGCTCACCCGACTTCCTATACATAGAGAAGATGGAATGGAGCTTATCGGAAACTTACTCGACAATGCTCATAAATGGGCAAAAGAACATGTTGAAGTGAGCATAATCAATGATGACAAAGGTATTAGTTTAGTCATTGAAGATGATGGATCAGGCGTTGCCGATAATGAGTTAAATCTCCTCACTACTCGAGGTAAACGTTTAGACGAAGCGACTATCGGTCATGGCCTTGGACTCTCAATTGTTAAAGATATTGCCGAACAATATGGTATACAACTCGCCTTTACTAGAAGTATGAAACTGGGTGGTTTGCGGATAAAGCTGGAGTTTTAAAAGCATCAAAGTTACTGAAACCAAAAGGCCGTCACTTTAGACGGCCCTATTATCGCTATACTTAGCTAACACTTAATGTTTAGCTTACATTAGTGCTTTCAAAGATCTTATCTGCAGAAGCCGCCACAAAGCCAGTATAGAGTTCACCGTCAGCCTTAGGGTAACGCAATGCAAATTCATAAAAACAGCTTGGGATCGACTTCTGAACGTCTTTAAAACTAACTTCTATCTTATCTGCCATCGTTGAAGACTGCTCAAGTAAGACTTCAGCCGACCCTTTCACTTCACCACCCGCCGAGTTCAAAATGAAATCACCTTTTTTCAAGGTTTCATTCACATCTAGAATTGTCGAGTATCCAGGAAGGTGATTAATTGAAATTGTAAAGTGGTTAGCACGGTAACCAAAGGCTGCCACCCAAGCCGCGTATTCACTCTCGGCAAGTAGCGCTTCATAGGTAGTAAAATCAAGATCCCAATGACGCCCTGAATAGAGAAAGTTATCAGCAGTGGTCGCTTCAATATCAATCTGTTCGACTAAGCCTTTAATAATACTCTGCAACTGCGGGCTAAATGTTTCAACCATCAATTCAGAGATAAACACCTTAGGCTGAGTCGGATCTGGGTGTTCGAAATGTTTAGCTTTCAACTTTTTTGTTTCGAAGTGGTAATCGCCACTGTCTACGTATCCCAAACTTTCAAAATGAGCGGCTAAAACCGTTAAGTTGACCTTATCAATATTGAACGTACGCAAAGCGATATGATCATTGATGAGCGTTTCTCCCATTGACAAAAGTTGATGAACCTTAGCTGCAGAAGGCGTCATCTCAACATAATCATTCCATAGGGATTCAAATAGCTTGTTAACATTGGTGTGCATTTATTTATCCTTAACAACATCGTGTTACTCAGTCATAGCCGAGCTATGCTGCTTTATTATTTTCACGATATAGGTACAGCGAGAGTAAAGTGGTTTAAACCTATCTGACTTTCTGTACTGGTTATAAAAAAGGGAGGCTGCGCCTCCCATCATATTTTTAACAATTATATACTTAAACCCGGACTCAAACTCGTGGGTAGGCTGACACTATCAGCTTCAACAGAAGCAACGGGATAAGCACAGTAATCCGCAGCATAAAATGCACTTGCTCTGTGGTTACCCGATGCGCCAACACCACCAAATGGTGCAGCACCAGAAGCACCTGTGATCTGCTTATTCCAATTAACGATACCCGCACGGATACGTGCTAAGAAGTATTCGTAATCGTCACGATTATCAGCAAGAATACCGGCAGATAGGCCATAACGCGTCTTGTTGGCTAGCTTTATAGCCTCATCAAAGTCTGTATAACGAACCACCTGAAGCAGAGGACCAAAATATTCTTCATCTGGCAACTCAATCACTTGAGTGACATCAATAAGTCCCGGTGAAACCAAACCAGTGCCCGCTTCAAGATGTGTTAACTCAACCAAAGAGCTGGCACCTAATTTAAGTAAAGTGGTTTGAGCTTCAACCATGCCTTTCGCGGCTGTTTCTGAGATCATAGATCCCATAAATGGCTGAGGTTGACTGTTCCAAGCACCTACTTGAATGCGCTTAACGGCATCAGCAAGTTCTGCCAGTAATGCATCACCCTCAGCGCCCTTCTCAACATAGAGACGACGCGCACAGGTACAACGTTGACCCGATGAGATATATGCTGATTGGATAATGTCATGTACCGCGGCTTTAGTGTCTTTAACCCCTTTGATGATTAGCGGATTATTGCCGCCCATCTCTAAGGCTAAAATTTTACCCGGCTCACCAGCATATTGCTGGTGCAAAATATGACCAGTACGAGAGCTTCCCGTAAAGAATAAACCATCGATTTGCGGGTGTGATGCTAACGCTTTACCTGTGTCAACTTCGCCTTGAACCAAGTTAATGACACCTATTGGTAATCCGGCTTTTTCCCAACATTTTAGCATTAGTTCTGCCACTTTAGGCGTCAGTTCCGATGGTTTAAAAACCACGGTATTCCCCGCAAGCAATGCTGGTACTATATGGCCATTTGGCAGATGACCGGGGAAGTTATAGGGACCAAACACAGCAACCACACCATGGGGCTTATGACGTAGAACGGCACGTCCCGCGGGTATATCGCTCTCAGTGCTGCCGGTACGCTCTTTATAAGCCGCCACTGAGAGACCTATCTTACCTATCATGGCACTCGCTTCTGTTGCAGTCTCCCACTGAGGCTTACCGGTTTCCTGGGCGATAACTTCTGCTATCTCAGCTTTGTTTTCTTCGAGCTGAGCCCGGTAAGCTTCAACGATCGCCAGACGCCCTTCAAATCCAAGCATAAACCAATCGAACTGTACTTCACGAGCCGCTTCAACCGCTGTATTGACCTGTTCTGTTGTTGCGGTTTTACTGCTCCAGATCACTTCATTATTAGCGGGATTTTTAGATGTCACATCGTGACCTAGACCAGCAATCCACTGGCCGTTTATAAATTGAGTCATTATTTTTTCCTACATAGCCAAAATACGAATTTGCTCACCTTGCTTAACCAGCAAGCCTGCCGCTAACTCAGGTGAGATAACAACCTCGTCACTCTCTTGACTAACAAGCAGTGTCGAAGAGGCCGCACGATAGTCCGCTAATTGTGTGTTTGAGATGACATAGTTAATGTCAGATGCTGCTGGTACGCCAATTGTGACTGTCAGTAAACGGCTCTCTTTGACCGCTCGGATATCATTAATATTACATTCGACTGTTGGACCACCATCGAAAATATCCACATAGCCACGACACCTGAAACCCTCAGCCTGAAGTAAACTCAACGCAGGACGAGTATTAGAATGCACCTCACCGATCACCTTTTGCGCCGCTTCGGGCAATAGGCACACATAGACCGCATTTTTAGGCATCATTTCAGCCATAAAGGCTTTCTGACCAAGACCAGAAAGATAATCCGCTTCAACGAAATCGATCCCTAAGAAATGCTTTTGTAGCCAATCATAAAATGGGGAGTTACCCTCTTTATCACTTTCTCCACGCATCTCAGCGATCACAATTTCACCAAATCTCTGCTTATGTTGGGCTAAAAACAGGAAGCGACTACGGGACAACATACGGCCATTGTTATTCTTACGATATGATCCGCGTAAAAACAGCGTACACAGCTCTGCTGCACCGGTGTAATCGTGACACAAAGTCAATGTCTCAACCTCATTTCGAACTTCTATCTGCTCGGAATGATATACCTCTGTACCTAACCTGTAATGGTAGAAGGCATCCACCATTCCAACAGCAGCCTCTATACCACATGTACCAACAACTTCACCCGTTTCGGTGTCTTCAAGTACCATGAGATAACCTTCATCAAAAGGTTTATCCACCTCTTTTAGAAATGAAGCTTCTACTCTGGATATTTTGCTTCTAAGTAGTGCTTCATTGACAGGCAATGATGTAAACCCGTGGCCAGATTCTTCAGCTATCTGATACAGCGCGTCATAATCGCTAGATCGTATAGGGCGTATTATTAACATCTCTGAGTCTCCTCACTTTCACTCTCTACTTAACCTTACTTGTTTTAGTTACGACAAGTGTTAATGGGTTAAGATTCAAGTATTCCTAATGACCAAAAAAGAGTATTGGACTCACCAACACTCTATATGCCAATTAGGCCGCAACGACTTTAGCGACGGCACGCTCAAAGCGAGCTAGACCTTCAGCAATATCAGCTTCTGGAATAACCAGTGAAGGGGTTAAACGTATCACGTTAGTACCCGCAATTAGACACATTAGTCCTTCACTCACTGATGCAACTAGGAACTCTTTAGCACGTCCTTGATATTTATCATTCATTGCAGCACCAAGCAGTAGACCTTGTCCACGAACTTCAGAGAACACCTGGTATTTATCATTAATCTTGTTCAAACCATCACGGAGCAGTTGTTCACGAAGCTTAACGCCGTTAAGAACTTCAGGAGTATTAACAACATCCAAAACTGCATTCCCGATAGCACAGGCTAGTGCATTACCACCATAAGTAGAGCCATGAGTACCGATCTTAAGGTGAGCCGCAATCTCTTTAGTTGTCAACATAGCCGCGATAGGGAATCCACCACCGAGCGCTTTAGCTGTCGTCAGAATATCAGGCACTACGTCGCCGCGCATGTAAGCATAAAGCTCACCAAGACGACCAACACCCGTTTGCACTTCATCAAATATCAGCAGGGCGTTGTACTTATCACACAAGGCTCGAACCGCTTTTAGGAACTCCGGATCGGCGTCAATAATTCCGCCTTCACCTTGAAGAGGCTCCATCATCACCGCACAGGTTGTATCAGAGAATACAGCTTCTAAAGCTGCAATATCATTGAACGGTACGTGGGTAATACTTTGTGGTTTAGGGCCGAAACCATCAGAATAAGCTGCTTGTCCACCGACACTAACGGTAAAGAAAGTACGACCATGGAAAGCTTTGTCGAACGCGATGATTTGATCTTTCTCTGCACCAAACTTGTCCATGGCATAGCGACGAGCAAGTTTAAGTGCCGCTTCGTTTGCTTCGGCACCTGAATTTGCAAAATAGACACGATCAGCAAAAGTTGCATCGACTAACTTAGTTGCAAGTGCTAAAGCTGGCTCATTGGTCATCACATTAGACAGATGCCAAAGCTTCTCACCCTGCTCTTTCAGTGCGCCTACCAAAGCTGGGTGACAATGACCCAAACAGTTAACGGCAATACCACCCGCAAAATCGATAAACTCATTACCCTCTTGATCCCAAACTCGGCTTCCTTCTCCACGAACAGGAATAACAGCCGAAGGCGCATAATTAGGCACCATCACCTCATCAAACTGGGCTCTTGTCAGGGTCTTGTTTACGCTCATACCTTCTCATCCTTTATTGTTGTGATGGCTCTGAAAGCCACTATGCCCGCATTTTTCTTTATAACAACTCATGATAGCGGTGCTTATTTTCATTACTTAATAGACATTAATAGCGAAAATGTGATCAAAACGCCAGTTTCTTACACCCAACTAAGATCTATTGCACACATTTATTGCATAAAGAGTTGAGTTTAAGAATTATACAAGCGTTTATAGCGGGGGTTTCGAGCATAATTAGTCATAAAAAAAGTTATTCGAAACCATTTCATCTAACTATTCACCAAAATCGCATAGTTAACAAATAAAGAACCTTAAATAATGCTAAGTTAACCACTAATAACCATCAGCTTTAAGTGTAGACAATCCCTTTGTTGTTTTACCTCTAATTGAAATAATGTTTAACCTTGGTAAATCCTCAAAGGAGATCAGATTATATCTAGCTTGCGATAGTTTTGACCTTTGAGCCTAATTAACTCTTGTTCACTCAACTCATAATAGTCGAACATAATGCGCTTTTCTTGGGGATCGAGCTGTCTCATCTCTTCTAATAGCACCACTTTAGCGTAGCAATTTGCTCTAGCGACAATAGAAGCATTTTCTGAGAGATCTTTATAACTCAAGTTATTGTCTAATTCGGCCATCACTGACGCCATTGCACTGTCATTAAAGTTTAACTCTTGTAATAGCTGCCAGTTCAATCTATCACCGTGGTGTATGACTAATTCATACACCTTCTGTGATGGAAACTCAGTAGCTAAAACGGCATCATAGAGTTCTTTGTCTCTGCTATTACTGGCTTCACGCAACCAAAGTCCCCATATTTCCTCAAACAACAAGGCACTATTTTTCAATACAACAGAAGGCCCTAACTGACTTAACAAGGTACAGGTATAAACAAATGCGCCATCTTTTTCGTGGAGTTTTGCCAGAGCCTGAGCCGCGATCGCACTCACCATGGAGTAGCGCCACAGCTTTCGAGTGGTCCACAGTAAATTTGCATGACCCGAAGGTAGCCAGTTTCTTAAACAAAAATAGGGGACCAATAATTTAATATTTTCAATACCGATAAAATTAAGCACCAGCTTTAGATCCGTCACTTTCACATCAGACCCTTTTGGACGCCGATGCCTGAAAGAGGGACTGTTTACAATGTTAAGAAGATCCCTGACTAGCCATGACTCATTAGCGATTAAAGGGCGCAAACGATTAATATCAAGATTATCCCCTTGCAAGAGCTCTAACATCAATAACTGAGCTTCATTAATTCCAGCACTTCTTATAACTGAATCTACCGAAGCCAATCTATGTTCCACAGCATTACTCACGGTTTCAATTAATTGGTGCGATACACGATCAAATACGTGTTTTGCCTCAATCTGTTTAGCTAACCTCCCTAATACAGCCTCACGCTCTATGGCCAGCTTATTGGCGTCACTCTCCAACTCTGCATCCAGTTCATCAAACATAGAATCAGACTTTTGCTTGTCCACAATCAACTGCTGATAAAGTCTATGCTCTATTTCAATAACCTTACCTGGCCTCACTCCACCTGCCACCGATATCGCCACTGTCCAT is from Shewanella sp. MTB7 and encodes:
- a CDS encoding tetratricopeptide repeat protein — encoded protein: MKYHPLIIAAGFVITSIMSTAAYAFSIPQPATAVAASKLAHIELKATQGEQEAQFLLGLMYLSGRFVEQDQLLGIKWVSLAAELGHIKAQQTLADLSFEGNIVARDLTVAERWYLALSERGSKWAEFRLGFIYAAGGEGVQRHCGKAVERFSAVGDEVSLGNVAWILATCPEAKYRNGEKALALAQRLVEADQEDPTNLDNLAAAYAETGDFNSAILIQQKAIHALKLSEHVDRSDEFLLRLQTYEQNKPFRESISLIVE
- the crp gene encoding cAMP-activated global transcriptional regulator CRP, encoding MALIGKPKPDPTLEWFLSHCHIHKYPAKSTLIHAGEESDTLYYIVKGSVAVLIKDEEGKEMILSYLNQGDFIGELGLFEEQAERTAWVRAKQPCEIAEISYKKFKQLIQVNPEILMKLSSQMAYRLHSTSQKVGDLAFLDVAGRIAQTLLHLAKQPDAMTHPDGMQIKITRQEIGQIVGCSRETVGRILKMLEEQSLIQAHGKTIVVYGTR
- a CDS encoding PepSY domain-containing protein; this encodes MTRAQLFGLLALATLLPITSLATTLIELEHNQAKQLVSTGMILSLDVTLTKTKSFCFGKLIDAHLYQDEGKWRYDLQIKAQRGQIIDLSLDASTGQPNPYKSLPSECRAFEK
- a CDS encoding response regulator transcription factor, which encodes MKLLLVEDNELLVAELEKQLKQAGYVTDVTDKISEADYLLKETHYDCVILDIGLPDGNGLELLTRWRNQGINTPVIMLTARSQWHEKVEGFNAGADDYLGKPFHTQELLVRINALIQRAHGKANTPSKELSFAGVTLDEDQQTVLVNEEKFELTAMEFRLLKIFIMSPKKLLSKAQLTDKLYQFDDEKESNVVEVYVTHLRKKLGKTSIETRRGQGYIFHGIRE
- a CDS encoding ATP-binding protein, which gives rise to MISIKTKLSLWLTGLVILSTAVGIVFFETMLRQAFHDSIIARLQEDIEQVMLATHLDGEQLSIDQSQLSGFYKPVFSGRYYQLDFADQEIRSRSLWDQRLDIKKLTLGETRVWQAKGPLNHDIQLLSIGLGSKSVDVNATLTVAQDLSIGRKVFTQIYGTKFGVNLGMLLMMIAGIFLVLRQSFKPINQIQDALSKLREGEITSLEVNQLPSELRPLAVTYNDLLTYSSKQMERSRNNIGNLSHGLKTPLAVMQQQVEALGLKDPDSAIALQKQLDLVHKMIERKLAAARITGDMLPAAQMQIPKDLQDLSKTLTKVHFNKQIICTFDIPETLTRLPIHREDGMELIGNLLDNAHKWAKEHVEVSIINDDKGISLVIEDDGSGVADNELNLLTTRGKRLDEATIGHGLGLSIVKDIAEQYGIQLAFTRSMKLGGLRIKLEF
- a CDS encoding DUF1338 domain-containing protein is translated as MHTNVNKLFESLWNDYVEMTPSAAKVHQLLSMGETLINDHIALRTFNIDKVNLTVLAAHFESLGYVDSGDYHFETKKLKAKHFEHPDPTQPKVFISELMVETFSPQLQSIIKGLVEQIDIEATTADNFLYSGRHWDLDFTTYEALLAESEYAAWVAAFGYRANHFTISINHLPGYSTILDVNETLKKGDFILNSAGGEVKGSAEVLLEQSSTMADKIEVSFKDVQKSIPSCFYEFALRYPKADGELYTGFVAASADKIFESTNVS
- the astD gene encoding succinylglutamate-semialdehyde dehydrogenase, whose product is MTQFINGQWIAGLGHDVTSKNPANNEVIWSSKTATTEQVNTAVEAAREVQFDWFMLGFEGRLAIVEAYRAQLEENKAEIAEVIAQETGKPQWETATEASAMIGKIGLSVAAYKERTGSTESDIPAGRAVLRHKPHGVVAVFGPYNFPGHLPNGHIVPALLAGNTVVFKPSELTPKVAELMLKCWEKAGLPIGVINLVQGEVDTGKALASHPQIDGLFFTGSSRTGHILHQQYAGEPGKILALEMGGNNPLIIKGVKDTKAAVHDIIQSAYISSGQRCTCARRLYVEKGAEGDALLAELADAVKRIQVGAWNSQPQPFMGSMISETAAKGMVEAQTTLLKLGASSLVELTHLEAGTGLVSPGLIDVTQVIELPDEEYFGPLLQVVRYTDFDEAIKLANKTRYGLSAGILADNRDDYEYFLARIRAGIVNWNKQITGASGAAPFGGVGASGNHRASAFYAADYCAYPVASVEADSVSLPTSLSPGLSI
- the astA gene encoding arginine N-succinyltransferase, with translation MLIIRPIRSSDYDALYQIAEESGHGFTSLPVNEALLRSKISRVEASFLKEVDKPFDEGYLMVLEDTETGEVVGTCGIEAAVGMVDAFYHYRLGTEVYHSEQIEVRNEVETLTLCHDYTGAAELCTLFLRGSYRKNNNGRMLSRSRFLFLAQHKQRFGEIVIAEMRGESDKEGNSPFYDWLQKHFLGIDFVEADYLSGLGQKAFMAEMMPKNAVYVCLLPEAAQKVIGEVHSNTRPALSLLQAEGFRCRGYVDIFDGGPTVECNINDIRAVKESRLLTVTIGVPAASDINYVISNTQLADYRAASSTLLVSQESDEVVISPELAAGLLVKQGEQIRILAM
- a CDS encoding aspartate aminotransferase family protein is translated as MSVNKTLTRAQFDEVMVPNYAPSAVIPVRGEGSRVWDQEGNEFIDFAGGIAVNCLGHCHPALVGALKEQGEKLWHLSNVMTNEPALALATKLVDATFADRVYFANSGAEANEAALKLARRYAMDKFGAEKDQIIAFDKAFHGRTFFTVSVGGQAAYSDGFGPKPQSITHVPFNDIAALEAVFSDTTCAVMMEPLQGEGGIIDADPEFLKAVRALCDKYNALLIFDEVQTGVGRLGELYAYMRGDVVPDILTTAKALGGGFPIAAMLTTKEIAAHLKIGTHGSTYGGNALACAIGNAVLDVVNTPEVLNGVKLREQLLRDGLNKINDKYQVFSEVRGQGLLLGAAMNDKYQGRAKEFLVASVSEGLMCLIAGTNVIRLTPSLVIPEADIAEGLARFERAVAKVVAA
- a CDS encoding HDOD domain-containing protein; protein product: MAISVAGGVRPGKVIEIEHRLYQQLIVDKQKSDSMFDELDAELESDANKLAIEREAVLGRLAKQIEAKHVFDRVSHQLIETVSNAVEHRLASVDSVIRSAGINEAQLLMLELLQGDNLDINRLRPLIANESWLVRDLLNIVNSPSFRHRRPKGSDVKVTDLKLVLNFIGIENIKLLVPYFCLRNWLPSGHANLLWTTRKLWRYSMVSAIAAQALAKLHEKDGAFVYTCTLLSQLGPSVVLKNSALLFEEIWGLWLREASNSRDKELYDAVLATEFPSQKVYELVIHHGDRLNWQLLQELNFNDSAMASVMAELDNNLSYKDLSENASIVARANCYAKVVLLEEMRQLDPQEKRIMFDYYELSEQELIRLKGQNYRKLDII